From Syntrophorhabdus sp.:
AGGCTGGAGATGCTCGGGAAACCGCTTTCGATGATGAGCCCGTTGATGCCGGCACCCTGGTCGTAGGCGATCGCGAGGGCCGAGACGCTGCCGAGAGACCTGCCCATGATCCACAGGTCGTCCCGCAAACCCCTTTCCGCGAGAGCGGTCTTCACGGACTCATAGACCTTCCGGGAATCGCGGGACATGTCGGCAACGGTCGGCGTGCCGTTGGATTTCCCGTAGCCGCGGTAATCGACGACCACCAGGTTAAGGCTGTGTTTGAAGTAGAACAGGGCGATCTCGTCATAGTCGCTTACGACCTCGCCATTACCGTGAAAATAGAGGATCCAGGGCCGGGAGCGGTTCTTGTCTTCTTCGTAGAACCGGCAGTGGAGGGCCACCGCTTCCGCCACGGGAATGAAATGGTCGAAGGCGTATCCCGGACAGGGGCCGGATTCGTCACGCGGATAGAACACGTATGACAGGACCTCCGGTACGTCTATCTTGCTGTAATCGGGCATGACGTTCGCTCCTCTCGATAACGATCTTGCAGACTTCGATATTCTATCCGCCCCTGTGCCGTGCTTTCAAGGAAATTTGGCGATCACCCTGAGGAGGACAAGGCCGTCCCTGACGAGA
This genomic window contains:
- a CDS encoding alpha/beta hydrolase, which encodes MPDYSKIDVPEVLSYVFYPRDESGPCPGYAFDHFIPVAEAVALHCRFYEEDKNRSRPWILYFHGNGEVVSDYDEIALFYFKHSLNLVVVDYRGYGKSNGTPTVADMSRDSRKVYESVKTALAERGLRDDLWIMGRSLGSVSALAIAYDQGAGINGLIIESGFPSISSL